A DNA window from Massilia putida contains the following coding sequences:
- the rsfS gene encoding ribosome silencing factor, with the protein MDIKKLQTLVVDALEDVKGQEIVLFDTTHLTSLFDRIAVVSGTSNRQTKALAASVRDKVKEAGGDVVGLEGEDTGEWVLVDLGDMIVHIMQPAIRQYYRLEEIWGDKPVKLGAAKRKSTAEGQDADAPKTKSKHLAANQEQEEAKPVRERKPAAKKSTDAKPAAKKPAAKKIPTGATVKVAVSKTAAADAKAAKAAKAAAAPKRATKAAAEGEAPAKKVIRRIKKADE; encoded by the coding sequence ATGGATATCAAGAAACTGCAAACGCTCGTCGTCGACGCCCTCGAAGACGTCAAGGGCCAGGAGATCGTCCTGTTCGACACGACGCACCTGACCAGTCTGTTCGACCGCATCGCGGTCGTGTCGGGCACGTCGAATCGCCAGACCAAGGCGCTGGCCGCCTCGGTCCGCGACAAGGTCAAGGAAGCAGGCGGCGACGTGGTCGGCCTGGAAGGCGAAGACACGGGTGAATGGGTCCTCGTCGACCTGGGCGACATGATCGTCCACATCATGCAGCCGGCGATCCGCCAGTACTACCGTCTGGAAGAAATCTGGGGCGACAAGCCGGTGAAACTGGGCGCCGCCAAGCGCAAGTCGACGGCCGAAGGCCAGGACGCGGACGCGCCCAAGACCAAATCGAAGCACCTGGCCGCGAACCAGGAACAGGAAGAAGCCAAGCCGGTGCGCGAGCGCAAGCCGGCTGCGAAGAAATCCACCGATGCCAAGCCGGCCGCCAAGAAACCGGCCGCGAAGAAGATCCCGACGGGCGCCACCGTGAAGGTCGCCGTGTCCAAGACCGCCGCCGCCGACGCGAAGGCCGCCAAGGCAGCGAAAGCCGCCGCCGCACCGAAGCGCGCCACCAAGGCCGCGGCCGAAGGCGAAGCACCGGCCAAGAAAGTCATCCGCCGCATCAAAAAAGCCGACGAATAA
- the rng gene encoding ribonuclease G, with amino-acid sequence MTEDILININPQETRVALVVQGAVQELHIERTLTRGLAGNVYLGKVVRVLPGMQSAFIDIGLERAAFLHVADIWEAKPHDGSNGASSASPTPIEKILFDGQVLTVQVIKDPIGTKGARLSTQISIAGRMLVYLPQDKHIGISQKIEKESEREALRARLAGLLPPDENGGYIVRTQAEDASDADLAADIDYLRKTWGAITKGARTRPATSLLYQDLSLAQRVLRDFVHDETAAILVDSRENYLKLVEFAQVYTPSVLSRLQHYTGERPLFDLYGVEEEILRALGRRVDLKSGGYLIVDQTEAMTTIDVNTGGFVGGRNFADTIFKTNLEAAHAIARQLRLRNLGGIIILDFIDMENNEHRNAVLAELKKTLSRDRTKVSVSGFSALGLVEMTRKRTRESLAHILCEPCPACGGKGQVKTSRTICYEILRELLREAKQFNPREFRIVASQEVVDLFLEEESQHLAMLGDFIGKKISLQVERGYHQEQYDVILM; translated from the coding sequence ATGACCGAAGACATCCTGATCAATATCAACCCGCAAGAAACACGGGTCGCGCTGGTGGTACAGGGTGCCGTACAAGAGCTGCACATCGAGCGCACGCTCACCCGTGGCCTCGCCGGGAATGTCTATCTCGGCAAGGTCGTGCGCGTGCTGCCAGGGATGCAGTCGGCCTTCATCGACATCGGCCTGGAACGCGCCGCCTTCCTGCACGTGGCCGACATCTGGGAAGCCAAGCCGCACGACGGCAGCAATGGCGCCAGCAGCGCGTCGCCGACCCCCATCGAAAAAATCCTGTTCGACGGCCAGGTCTTGACCGTGCAGGTGATCAAGGACCCGATCGGCACGAAGGGCGCGCGCCTGTCCACGCAGATTTCCATCGCCGGCCGCATGCTCGTCTATCTGCCGCAGGATAAACACATCGGCATCTCGCAAAAGATCGAGAAGGAATCCGAGCGCGAAGCCCTGCGCGCGCGCCTCGCGGGCCTGCTGCCGCCGGACGAGAACGGCGGCTACATCGTGCGCACGCAGGCCGAGGACGCGTCCGACGCCGACCTCGCCGCCGACATCGACTACCTGCGCAAGACCTGGGGCGCGATCACGAAGGGCGCGCGCACGCGCCCCGCGACGAGCCTGCTGTACCAGGACCTGAGCCTGGCCCAGCGCGTGCTGCGCGACTTCGTCCACGACGAGACGGCCGCGATCCTCGTCGACTCGCGCGAGAACTACCTGAAGCTGGTCGAATTCGCCCAGGTGTACACGCCCAGCGTGCTGTCGCGCCTGCAGCATTACACGGGCGAGCGGCCGCTGTTCGACCTGTACGGCGTCGAAGAAGAGATCCTGCGCGCGCTGGGCCGGCGCGTGGACTTGAAATCGGGCGGCTACCTGATCGTCGACCAGACCGAGGCGATGACGACCATCGACGTCAATACGGGCGGCTTCGTCGGCGGACGCAATTTCGCCGACACGATCTTCAAGACGAACCTGGAAGCCGCGCACGCCATCGCGCGCCAGCTGCGGCTGCGCAATCTGGGCGGCATCATCATCCTCGACTTCATCGACATGGAGAACAACGAGCACCGCAACGCCGTGCTCGCGGAGCTCAAGAAAACCCTGTCGCGCGACCGCACGAAGGTGTCCGTGAGCGGGTTCTCGGCGCTGGGCCTGGTCGAAATGACACGCAAGCGCACGCGCGAATCGCTGGCCCACATCCTGTGCGAGCCCTGCCCCGCCTGCGGCGGCAAGGGCCAGGTGAAAACGAGCCGGACGATCTGCTACGAAATCCTGCGCGAGCTGCTGCGCGAGGCCAAGCAGTTCAACCCGCGCGAATTCCGCATCGTCGCGTCGCAGGAAGTGGTCGACCTGTTCCTCGAAGAAGAATCGCAGCACCTGGCCATGCTGGGCGATTTCATCGGCAAGAAGATTTCGCTGCAGGTCGAGCGGGGCTATCATCAGGAGCAGTACGACGTCATCCTGATGTGA
- a CDS encoding PEP-CTERM sorting domain-containing protein (PEP-CTERM proteins occur, often in large numbers, in the proteomes of bacteria that also encode an exosortase, a predicted intramembrane cysteine proteinase. The presence of a PEP-CTERM domain at a protein's C-terminus predicts cleavage within the sorting domain, followed by covalent anchoring to some some component of the (usually Gram-negative) cell surface. Many PEP-CTERM proteins exhibit an unusual sequence composition that includes large numbers of potential glycosylation sites. Expression of one such protein has been shown restore the ability of a bacterium to form floc, a type of biofilm.), whose protein sequence is MKFKTILAAVAFMAAGSASATVLTFDDLTEMMYGDGFPLATNMAYDGTNLTYVASGFQVTLNAPNAGAGMTNIGTGTFEPQTYNWLDGIDNGPGTFVTLTRVGGGKFNLNSFDYKTDAIDVSADGTLVGTIVGENTWATGLTGITELRLSSGSYGQIDNVDVEAAASAVPLPGTLALMLGGLAAGGLARRRRQ, encoded by the coding sequence ATGAAATTCAAAACCATCCTCGCCGCCGTCGCCTTCATGGCCGCAGGCAGCGCCAGCGCCACCGTCCTGACCTTCGACGACCTGACCGAGATGATGTACGGCGACGGCTTCCCGCTGGCCACGAACATGGCTTATGACGGCACGAACCTGACCTATGTGGCATCGGGCTTCCAAGTGACCCTGAATGCGCCGAACGCGGGCGCCGGCATGACGAACATCGGCACCGGCACGTTCGAGCCGCAGACGTACAACTGGCTGGACGGTATCGACAACGGCCCGGGCACGTTCGTGACGCTGACCCGCGTGGGCGGCGGCAAGTTCAACCTGAACAGCTTTGATTACAAGACCGATGCGATCGATGTGTCCGCCGACGGCACACTGGTCGGCACCATCGTGGGCGAGAATACGTGGGCCACGGGGCTGACCGGTATCACCGAGCTGCGCCTGAGCTCGGGCTCCTACGGCCAGATCGACAACGTCGACGTGGAAGCGGCTGCGAGCGCTGTGCCGCTGCCGGGTACGCTGGCGTTGATGCTGGGCGGGCTGGCCGCGGGCGGGTTGGCGCGTCGCCGCCGTCAATAA
- the purD gene encoding phosphoribosylamine--glycine ligase yields the protein MKILVVGSGGREHALAWKLAQSDRVQMVYVAPGNGGTARDARLVNIDIIDPAALADFVVAEHVNLTLVGPEQPLAAGIVNLFRARGLKVFGPTKEAAQLESSKDFAKAFMHRHGIPTAQYQTFTDVQQAHAYIDAQGAPIVIKADGLAAGKGVVVAMTLEEAHQAADDMLSGNRFGDAGARIVIEEFLAGEEASFIVMCDGKNVVALATSQDHKRLKDHDQGPNTGGMGAYSPAPVVTPSIHARVMREIINPTIQGMAKDGIPYSGFLYAGLMIDAAGVPKVIEFNCRMGDPETQPIMTRLKSDFVTVLEHACNGTLDKVELEWDRRTAVGVVMAAAGYPDAPAKGDVIDGIPAETPECVTFHAGTQLVGGTLQTSGGRVLCVVGLGDSVKMAQKQAYETVEKIHFNGAQYRRDIGWRGIKQA from the coding sequence ATGAAAATCCTGGTAGTCGGCTCTGGCGGCCGTGAACATGCCCTGGCCTGGAAACTGGCCCAATCCGATCGCGTCCAGATGGTCTACGTCGCACCGGGCAACGGCGGCACCGCGCGCGATGCGCGCCTGGTCAACATCGACATCATCGATCCGGCCGCGCTGGCCGACTTCGTCGTCGCGGAACACGTCAACCTGACGCTCGTCGGGCCGGAGCAGCCGCTGGCGGCCGGCATCGTCAACCTGTTCCGCGCGCGCGGCCTGAAGGTCTTCGGCCCGACCAAGGAAGCGGCCCAGCTGGAAAGCTCGAAAGACTTCGCCAAGGCCTTCATGCACCGCCACGGCATCCCGACGGCGCAGTACCAGACCTTCACCGACGTCCAGCAGGCCCACGCCTACATCGACGCCCAGGGCGCGCCCATCGTCATCAAGGCCGACGGCCTCGCCGCCGGCAAGGGCGTCGTCGTCGCCATGACGCTGGAAGAAGCGCACCAGGCGGCCGACGACATGTTGTCGGGCAACCGCTTCGGCGACGCCGGTGCGCGCATCGTGATCGAGGAATTCCTGGCCGGCGAAGAAGCGAGCTTCATCGTCATGTGCGACGGCAAGAACGTCGTCGCCCTGGCCACGTCACAAGACCACAAGCGCCTCAAGGACCACGACCAGGGCCCGAACACGGGCGGCATGGGCGCGTACTCGCCGGCACCGGTCGTCACGCCGTCGATCCACGCGCGCGTGATGCGCGAGATCATCAACCCGACCATCCAGGGCATGGCCAAGGACGGCATCCCGTACAGCGGCTTCCTGTACGCGGGCCTGATGATCGACGCGGCCGGCGTACCGAAGGTCATCGAATTCAACTGCCGCATGGGCGACCCGGAAACGCAGCCGATCATGACGCGCCTGAAGAGCGACTTCGTGACGGTGCTGGAACATGCCTGCAACGGCACGCTGGACAAGGTCGAACTGGAATGGGACCGCCGCACCGCGGTGGGCGTCGTGATGGCGGCGGCCGGCTATCCGGACGCACCGGCCAAGGGCGACGTCATCGACGGCATCCCGGCCGAAACGCCGGAATGCGTCACCTTCCACGCCGGCACCCAGCTCGTCGGCGGCACCTTGCAGACGTCGGGCGGCCGCGTGCTGTGCGTCGTCGGCCTGGGCGACAGCGTCAAGATGGCGCAGAAGCAGGCATACGAGACCGTTGAGAAGATCCACTTCAACGGCGCGCAGTATCGGCGCGATATCGGGTGGCGCGGTATCAAGCAGGCGTGA
- the hemF gene encoding oxygen-dependent coproporphyrinogen oxidase, whose amino-acid sequence MSTPNPAAVKAWLLDLQARIVQALEDVDGKPFLRDTWERLEGGGGVSRLVEGGNVIERGGVNFSHVRGASLPPSAMAARPELAGRAWEAMGVSLVLHPHNPYAPTVHMNVRFFEATAEGKDPVWWFGGGMDLTPYYGFEADARHFHQVCHDALAPFGDELHPRFKRWCDDYFYLKHRKEARGVGGIFFDDFNELGFDASYALVQSVGNGFLDAYLPILQRRKDQPYGERERDFQAYRRGRYVEFNLVWDRGTLFGLQSGGRTEAILMSMPPIVKWRYDWHPEPGSPEAALYSDFLPHRDWLAP is encoded by the coding sequence ATGTCAACTCCGAACCCCGCCGCCGTCAAGGCCTGGCTGCTCGACCTCCAGGCGCGCATCGTGCAAGCGCTGGAAGACGTCGACGGCAAGCCCTTCCTGCGCGATACGTGGGAACGGCTCGAGGGCGGCGGCGGCGTGTCGCGCCTCGTCGAAGGCGGAAATGTGATCGAGCGTGGCGGCGTGAATTTCTCGCACGTGCGCGGCGCCAGCCTGCCGCCGTCGGCGATGGCCGCGCGGCCGGAACTCGCGGGCCGCGCGTGGGAAGCGATGGGCGTGTCGCTCGTGCTGCACCCGCACAACCCGTACGCACCCACCGTGCACATGAACGTGCGGTTTTTCGAAGCGACGGCCGAAGGCAAGGACCCCGTCTGGTGGTTCGGTGGCGGCATGGACCTCACGCCCTATTACGGCTTTGAGGCCGATGCGCGCCACTTCCACCAGGTCTGCCACGATGCGCTGGCGCCGTTCGGGGACGAGCTCCATCCGCGCTTCAAGCGCTGGTGCGACGATTATTTCTACCTGAAGCACCGCAAGGAAGCGCGCGGCGTCGGCGGCATCTTCTTCGACGACTTCAACGAACTCGGGTTCGATGCGTCGTATGCGCTGGTGCAGAGCGTCGGCAACGGCTTCCTCGACGCCTACCTGCCGATCCTGCAGCGCCGCAAGGACCAGCCCTACGGCGAACGCGAACGCGATTTCCAGGCCTACCGGCGCGGACGCTACGTCGAGTTCAACCTCGTGTGGGACCGCGGCACGCTGTTCGGCCTGCAGTCGGGCGGGCGCACGGAAGCGATCCTGATGTCGATGCCGCCGATCGTCAAATGGCGCTACGACTGGCATCCGGAACCGGGCAGCCCGGAAGCGGCCCTGTATTCCGACTTCCTTCCCCACCGGGACTGGCTGGCCCCGTGA
- a CDS encoding nicotinate-nucleotide adenylyltransferase, protein MTRCVALLGGSFDPPHYGHVALAELFARLLRPDELCVMPAGQPWQKTSGLEAGDADRVAMLELAFADSTAPVTIDTREIDRHGATYTVETLREVRAEVGPAASIVFVMGADQLQKLNTWRDWQDLFALANFGVAARPGYRLDDAALPPAVAAELANRRASFDDVRASPAGKVCLAHTLAVDVSATQVRAALHAVPRTDISALVAPQVLDYIQQHNLYKS, encoded by the coding sequence GTGACGCGTTGTGTCGCCCTACTGGGAGGCAGTTTCGATCCGCCGCATTACGGCCACGTCGCGCTGGCCGAATTATTCGCGCGCCTGCTCCGTCCGGACGAGCTGTGCGTGATGCCGGCCGGCCAGCCGTGGCAGAAAACGAGTGGCCTGGAAGCGGGCGATGCCGACCGGGTGGCGATGCTGGAACTGGCGTTCGCGGACAGCACCGCCCCCGTGACGATCGACACGCGCGAAATCGACCGTCATGGCGCGACCTACACGGTCGAGACCTTGCGTGAAGTGCGCGCCGAGGTTGGGCCTGCCGCCTCCATCGTGTTCGTGATGGGCGCGGACCAGCTGCAAAAACTGAATACCTGGCGCGACTGGCAAGACCTGTTCGCGCTCGCCAATTTCGGCGTCGCCGCCCGCCCCGGCTACCGGCTCGACGATGCCGCGCTGCCACCCGCCGTGGCGGCGGAACTGGCGAACCGGCGCGCGTCGTTCGACGACGTGCGCGCCAGCCCGGCGGGCAAAGTCTGCCTCGCGCACACGCTGGCCGTCGACGTATCGGCGACCCAGGTGCGCGCGGCATTGCACGCGGTGCCCCGTACTGACATAAGCGCGCTCGTTGCGCCGCAAGTGCTAGACTATATTCAACAACATAACTTATACAAAAGCTAA
- a CDS encoding sialidase family protein, with product MKKQTLALACLVAGMVAACGGDSSPSSRSPSFAAMVGSVSGGGADVATSGTRWQSVKYGGGGYVPGLIFHPTSPNVLYARTDIGGAYRWDATTSTWVAITDGLGITDGFYMGSESMALDPNDDQRVYMSTGLYDWDGRNGRLYISTDRGNNWTHVDLPFRTGANDPGRAIGERLMVDPNKSSVLYYGTRTSGLWKSEDYGQTWNQVTSLTSFQYPGDQIGSLPGRTSGGIEGVLFDTSTKGTGTATQTIYAAVGPDYANAAGLNYGMYKSTDGGATWTGVTTPEKGFHIPHMVRAKDGMIYVAFTKDIGPGAGGPCRLYKFDGTSWTLLKSYDPGQWTNWGIGGLSVSGSGPTTRIALGISNTWGNWQGLPIVQMSDDAGQTWREIATQMPHTPDEGFSGWVDDVEIDPNNPDHIMHVTGGGLWETKNASAPTPSWNQLNNGIEENATIALMTPPKGASYTLLNASGDIGVHVQTELLKKTTREPHGVFANGVGIDTAWSNPAYIAAIGNPGYTQSGIHGIYSTDSGVTWTKFASEHPDATTRAGGSDEASIAVTAPGKAVWAPSNSRPAYTTDNGATWTYTNLPALSGVGVGRAYRVVADRKNPNKVYAFNSGGAWWNQWSDTSHFWYSTDGGHTFTESTTFVGAGARVTSFWSSSVAVNPNAEGDIWVADGYNVLHSTDSGVTWTNLNATTPIWGKNPTWLYPEVYSATSIALGKPPVGAPYSSSIYIVGVINGVWGVYRSDDGAAHWRRINDDKHQYAGIGNLAADQVVPGRVYASGNGRGVIFSY from the coding sequence ATGAAGAAGCAAACCCTCGCCCTTGCCTGCCTCGTGGCCGGCATGGTGGCAGCCTGCGGTGGCGACAGCAGCCCGTCCTCGCGGTCGCCTTCCTTTGCCGCCATGGTCGGCAGCGTGTCCGGCGGCGGCGCCGACGTCGCGACGTCGGGCACCCGTTGGCAAAGCGTGAAGTATGGCGGCGGCGGCTATGTCCCCGGCCTGATCTTCCACCCGACCAGCCCGAACGTCCTGTACGCCCGCACGGACATCGGCGGCGCCTACCGCTGGGACGCCACGACGTCGACCTGGGTGGCGATCACGGATGGCCTGGGCATCACGGATGGTTTCTACATGGGTAGCGAAAGCATGGCCCTGGACCCGAACGACGACCAGCGCGTGTACATGAGCACGGGCTTGTACGACTGGGACGGCCGCAATGGGCGCTTGTATATTTCCACGGACCGCGGGAATAACTGGACGCACGTCGACCTGCCGTTCCGCACCGGTGCCAACGACCCGGGCCGTGCCATCGGCGAGCGCCTGATGGTCGACCCGAACAAATCGTCGGTCCTGTACTACGGCACGCGCACGTCGGGCCTGTGGAAGAGCGAGGACTACGGCCAGACCTGGAACCAGGTGACGTCCCTCACGTCGTTCCAGTACCCGGGCGACCAGATCGGTTCCCTGCCCGGACGCACGTCGGGCGGCATCGAAGGCGTGCTGTTCGACACGTCGACCAAGGGCACCGGCACGGCCACGCAGACCATCTACGCGGCCGTGGGGCCGGATTACGCCAACGCGGCCGGCCTGAACTACGGCATGTACAAGTCGACCGACGGCGGCGCCACCTGGACCGGCGTGACGACCCCCGAGAAGGGCTTCCACATCCCGCACATGGTCCGCGCCAAGGACGGCATGATCTACGTGGCGTTCACCAAGGACATCGGGCCGGGCGCCGGCGGTCCGTGCCGGCTGTACAAGTTCGACGGCACCAGCTGGACGCTGCTGAAGAGCTACGATCCGGGGCAATGGACGAACTGGGGCATCGGCGGCCTGTCCGTCTCCGGTTCGGGGCCGACCACCCGCATCGCGCTGGGGATCTCGAATACCTGGGGTAACTGGCAGGGCCTGCCGATCGTCCAGATGTCGGACGATGCCGGCCAGACGTGGCGCGAGATCGCGACGCAGATGCCGCACACGCCGGACGAGGGCTTCTCCGGCTGGGTCGACGACGTCGAGATCGACCCGAACAATCCGGACCACATCATGCACGTGACCGGCGGCGGCTTGTGGGAAACGAAGAACGCGTCGGCTCCGACCCCGTCGTGGAATCAGCTCAACAACGGCATCGAGGAAAATGCCACGATCGCGCTGATGACGCCGCCCAAGGGCGCGTCGTACACCTTGCTGAACGCCTCGGGCGACATCGGCGTGCACGTGCAGACCGAGCTTCTCAAGAAAACCACGCGCGAGCCGCACGGTGTGTTCGCCAACGGCGTCGGCATCGATACGGCCTGGTCGAATCCGGCCTACATCGCGGCGATCGGCAATCCCGGCTATACCCAGTCCGGCATCCACGGCATCTATTCGACCGACTCCGGCGTGACCTGGACGAAGTTCGCGAGCGAACACCCGGATGCGACGACCCGGGCAGGGGGCTCGGACGAAGCGAGCATCGCCGTGACCGCACCGGGCAAGGCCGTCTGGGCGCCGTCGAATTCGCGTCCGGCCTACACGACCGACAATGGCGCGACCTGGACGTACACGAACCTGCCGGCCCTGTCTGGCGTGGGCGTCGGCCGCGCCTACCGTGTCGTCGCCGACCGCAAGAACCCGAACAAGGTGTATGCCTTCAACTCGGGCGGCGCATGGTGGAACCAGTGGTCGGACACCTCGCACTTCTGGTACTCGACGGACGGCGGTCACACGTTCACGGAAAGCACGACGTTCGTGGGCGCGGGCGCGCGCGTGACGAGTTTCTGGAGTTCGTCGGTCGCCGTCAATCCGAATGCCGAAGGCGATATCTGGGTGGCGGACGGCTACAACGTCCTGCACTCCACCGACTCGGGCGTGACCTGGACCAACCTGAACGCGACGACGCCGATCTGGGGCAAGAACCCGACCTGGCTGTACCCGGAAGTGTATAGCGCGACCTCGATCGCGCTGGGCAAGCCGCCCGTCGGTGCGCCGTACTCGTCTTCCATCTACATCGTGGGCGTGATCAACGGCGTGTGGGGCGTGTACCGCTCGGATGACGGTGCCGCGCACTGGCGCCGGATCAACGACGACAAGCACCAGTACGCCGGCATCGGCAACCTGGCCGCCGACCAGGTCGTGCCCGGACGCGTGTATGCCAGCGGCAACGGCCGTGGCGTGATCTTCAGCTATTGA
- a CDS encoding Maf family protein yields MKQLDKKIYLASKSPRRRELLRQVGIDFDILSLRTDPARGIDVSEDTFAGEPAQDYVARVAREKGAFAWNVLHLRRMPLRPVLSADTTVTIDGEILGKPTDRKEAIAMLERLSGRTHQVLTSVALHYTDVFEQVTQVSDVRFAKLTPGMIEAYCATPEPYDKAGAYGIQGLAALFIEHIEGSHSGIMGLPVFETAQLLQKAGLSVL; encoded by the coding sequence ATGAAACAGCTCGACAAGAAAATCTACCTCGCCTCGAAGAGCCCGCGCCGGCGCGAACTGCTGCGCCAGGTCGGCATCGACTTCGACATCCTGAGCCTCCGCACCGACCCGGCACGGGGCATCGACGTCAGCGAAGACACGTTCGCGGGCGAGCCCGCGCAAGACTATGTGGCCCGGGTGGCGCGCGAAAAAGGCGCGTTCGCGTGGAACGTGCTGCACTTGCGCCGCATGCCGCTGCGCCCCGTGCTGTCGGCCGACACGACCGTCACCATCGACGGCGAGATCCTCGGCAAGCCGACGGACCGCAAGGAAGCCATCGCCATGCTGGAACGCCTGTCGGGCCGCACGCACCAGGTGCTGACATCGGTCGCCCTGCACTACACCGACGTGTTCGAGCAGGTGACGCAGGTGTCGGACGTGCGTTTCGCGAAGCTGACCCCGGGCATGATCGAGGCATACTGCGCCACGCCCGAGCCCTACGACAAGGCGGGCGCCTACGGCATCCAGGGCTTGGCCGCCCTGTTCATCGAGCATATCGAAGGCAGCCATTCCGGCATCATGGGATTGCCCGTGTTCGAGACGGCGCAGTTATTGCAGAAAGCGGGCCTCAGCGTTTTGTAG
- the rlmH gene encoding 23S rRNA (pseudouridine(1915)-N(3))-methyltransferase RlmH, with protein MQLIIAAVGHKMPAWIETGFAEYVKRMPPELRIVLKEIKPVERSGSKTAATAMALERERIEAVLPKGVRIIALDERGKDLTSVGLSQQLEAWQQDGRDVAFLIGGADGLDPELKARADGLIRISSMTLPHGIVRVMLAEQLYRAWSITQNHPYHRV; from the coding sequence ATGCAGTTGATCATCGCCGCGGTCGGCCACAAGATGCCGGCCTGGATCGAGACCGGCTTCGCGGAGTACGTCAAGCGCATGCCGCCCGAGTTGCGCATCGTGCTCAAGGAAATCAAGCCGGTCGAGCGCTCCGGCAGCAAGACGGCGGCCACCGCGATGGCGCTCGAGCGCGAGCGCATCGAAGCCGTGCTGCCGAAAGGCGTGCGCATCATCGCCCTCGACGAGCGCGGCAAGGATCTGACCAGCGTCGGCCTGTCGCAGCAGTTGGAGGCATGGCAGCAGGACGGCCGCGACGTGGCCTTCCTGATCGGCGGGGCCGACGGCCTCGATCCGGAACTCAAGGCGCGGGCCGACGGGCTGATCCGCATTTCCAGCATGACGCTGCCGCACGGTATCGTGCGCGTGATGCTGGCGGAACAGTTATATCGTGCCTGGTCGATCACCCAAAACCATCCCTACCATCGGGTATGA
- a CDS encoding YebC/PmpR family DNA-binding transcriptional regulator produces the protein MAGHSKWANIKHKKAATDAKRGKIWTRLIKEITVAARMGGGDANTNPRLRLAIEKAADANMPKDNVNRAVQRGSGGLEGVNYEEIRYEGYGIGGAAIIVDCMTDNRVRTVAEVRHAFSKFGGNMGTEGSVSFMFKHVGQFLFAPGVDENKLMEAALEAGADDVIADDEGGFEVLCDPNAFAGVKEALEAAGFKADSAEVIMKPDTETVFTGEDALKMQKLLDALENLDDVQEVYTNAVIEE, from the coding sequence ATGGCTGGACACAGCAAATGGGCCAACATCAAGCACAAGAAAGCCGCGACTGACGCCAAGCGCGGCAAGATCTGGACCCGACTGATCAAGGAAATCACCGTCGCCGCCCGCATGGGTGGCGGCGACGCCAATACCAACCCGCGCCTGCGCCTCGCCATCGAGAAGGCGGCGGACGCCAATATGCCGAAGGATAACGTCAACCGCGCCGTGCAGCGCGGCTCGGGCGGCCTGGAAGGCGTCAACTACGAAGAAATCCGCTATGAAGGCTATGGCATCGGCGGCGCCGCGATCATCGTCGACTGCATGACCGACAACCGCGTGCGCACCGTGGCCGAAGTCCGCCACGCGTTCAGCAAGTTCGGCGGCAATATGGGCACCGAGGGTTCCGTCTCGTTCATGTTCAAGCACGTGGGCCAGTTCCTGTTCGCGCCGGGCGTCGACGAAAACAAGCTGATGGAAGCGGCGCTGGAAGCCGGCGCCGACGACGTGATCGCGGACGACGAAGGCGGCTTCGAAGTGCTGTGCGATCCGAACGCCTTTGCCGGCGTCAAGGAAGCGCTGGAAGCGGCCGGTTTCAAGGCCGATTCCGCCGAAGTCATCATGAAGCCCGACACCGAGACGGTGTTCACCGGCGAAGACGCGCTCAAGATGCAGAAACTCCTCGACGCCCTGGAAAACCTGGACGACGTGCAGGAAGTCTATACGAACGCAGTCATCGAAGAGTAA